A region of Streptomyces sp. NBC_01264 DNA encodes the following proteins:
- a CDS encoding NADH:flavin oxidoreductase — translation MTVTTSTASRAAEILSRPVKLNGLTVPNRIAMAPMTRQFSPGGVPGEDVRAYYASRAAAGVGLIVTEGTYVGHDSAGQSDRVPRFHGEDQLAGWEKVAAAVHESGGTIVPQLWHIGMVRKQGEAPYADAPAMGPSGIRVDGTEGTGRAMTRADLDEVIGAFADAAAQAERIGFDGVELHGAHGYLIDQFLWERTNRRTDAYGGDAVARTKFAAEIVAAVRERVAADFPVIFRYSQWKQEAYEGRLAHTPEELEAILAPLTAAGVDAFHASTRRYWIPEFEGSDLNLAGWTRKLTGRPAITVGSVGLDGDFLRAFAGEGAALGDIDNLLDRMERDEFDMVAVGRALLQDPQWAAKVLDNRFDELKPYDAAALKSLSR, via the coding sequence ATGACCGTCACCACGTCCACCGCCTCCCGTGCCGCCGAGATCCTGTCCCGGCCCGTCAAGCTGAACGGCCTGACCGTTCCCAACCGCATCGCGATGGCGCCGATGACGCGGCAGTTCTCCCCGGGCGGCGTGCCCGGTGAGGACGTGCGGGCGTACTACGCCAGCCGCGCCGCCGCGGGTGTGGGCCTGATCGTCACGGAGGGCACCTACGTCGGGCACGACTCCGCCGGGCAGAGCGACCGGGTGCCGCGGTTCCACGGCGAGGACCAGCTGGCGGGGTGGGAGAAGGTCGCCGCGGCCGTGCACGAGTCGGGCGGCACGATCGTGCCGCAGCTGTGGCACATAGGCATGGTGCGCAAGCAGGGCGAGGCGCCGTACGCCGACGCCCCCGCCATGGGGCCCTCCGGGATCCGCGTCGACGGCACCGAGGGGACCGGCCGGGCGATGACCCGCGCCGACCTCGACGAGGTCATCGGCGCGTTCGCCGACGCCGCGGCGCAGGCCGAGCGGATCGGCTTCGACGGTGTCGAACTGCACGGCGCCCACGGCTACCTGATCGACCAGTTCCTCTGGGAGCGGACCAACCGCCGCACCGACGCCTACGGCGGCGACGCGGTGGCCCGTACGAAGTTCGCCGCGGAGATCGTTGCCGCGGTCCGCGAGCGCGTAGCGGCCGACTTCCCGGTGATCTTCCGCTACTCCCAGTGGAAGCAGGAGGCCTACGAAGGACGGCTCGCGCACACCCCGGAGGAACTGGAGGCCATCCTGGCCCCGCTGACGGCGGCCGGCGTCGACGCGTTCCACGCCTCCACCCGGCGGTACTGGATCCCGGAGTTCGAGGGCTCGGACCTGAACCTGGCGGGCTGGACCAGGAAGCTCACCGGCAGGCCGGCCATCACCGTCGGCTCGGTCGGCCTCGACGGCGACTTCCTCCGCGCCTTCGCCGGCGAGGGCGCGGCGCTCGGCGACATCGACAACCTCCTGGACCGCATGGAACGGGACGAGTTCGACATGGTCGCCGTCGGCCGGGCGCTGCTCCAGGACCCGCAGTG
- a CDS encoding MarR family winged helix-turn-helix transcriptional regulator, with product MGRQKERGGAVLERLEKLERELMLLARHQVLARRERDPERLERSAYLLLSRIDTQGPMSIGQLSEAFALDTSTVNRQTAALLRCGLAERVPDPEGGMARKLRITDEGGRRLREDREVNRSCLARVVADWSPEEVRQLEDALIRLNRSAEALEGRHWPRTEEDGTHTACRPQVPAP from the coding sequence ATGGGACGTCAGAAGGAACGGGGAGGCGCAGTGCTGGAGAGACTGGAGAAACTCGAGCGGGAGCTGATGCTCCTCGCGCGACACCAGGTGCTGGCCCGGCGCGAGCGCGACCCCGAGCGCCTGGAACGGTCGGCGTACCTGCTGCTGAGCCGGATCGACACACAAGGCCCCATGTCCATCGGGCAGTTGTCGGAGGCCTTCGCGCTCGACACCTCGACCGTGAACCGCCAGACGGCCGCGCTGCTGCGCTGCGGACTGGCCGAGCGCGTCCCGGATCCGGAAGGTGGCATGGCCCGCAAGCTGCGCATCACGGACGAAGGCGGGCGCCGGCTCCGCGAAGACCGCGAGGTCAACCGGTCCTGCCTGGCCCGGGTGGTCGCCGACTGGTCCCCCGAGGAAGTACGGCAGCTGGAAGACGCCCTGATCCGCCTCAACCGCAGCGCCGAGGCCCTCGAAGGACGGCACTGGCCGCGCACCGAGGAGGACGGCACCCACACCGCGTGCCGGCCGCAGGTACCCGCACCGTAG